The following proteins come from a genomic window of Anopheles ziemanni chromosome 3, idAnoZiCoDA_A2_x.2, whole genome shotgun sequence:
- the LOC131287934 gene encoding retinol-binding protein pinta-like: MVNLRPVSQALHEKAKRELNERPERIDEDLAALRQWLARTPHIRARIDDQFLVTFLRGCKYSLERAKEKIDMFYSVRTAIPELMRNRDPEAARIRAIIQLGVGLPLPQTDGPDAPRIMLIRPGVYDPKQYNIEEVIKVSTMFNDIMMLEDDHMVIAGQVGILDLANVSTAHFLQFTPTFVKKMTMMSQEGSPLRQKGFHYVNTPTGFETVFNMFKTFMSEKNRSRLYVHGSNLESLYQHIPKRLLPKEYGGEGDSLKDITAAWEKKILSYREYFIEEDQYGTDERKRVGRAKTAESLFGMEGSFRKLEVD; the protein is encoded by the exons ATGGTGAACCTCCGTCCAGTGTCGCAGGCCCTGCACGAGAAGGCCAAGCGCGAGCTCAACGAACGACCGGAGCGTATCGATGAAGATCTGGCAGCCCTCCGGCAATGGCTGGCCCGAACACCGCACATCCGGGCCCGCATCGATGACCAGTTTCTAGTGACCTTCCTGCGTGGCTGCAAGTATAGCCTCGagcgggcgaaggaaaagatCGACATGTTCTACAGCGTGCGGACGGCCATCCCGGAGCTGATGCGTAACCGGGACCCGGAAGCGGCGCGCATCCGAGCGATCATACAACTCGGCGTGGGTCTACCGTTGCCGCAGACCGACGGCCCCGACGCACCCCGGATCATGCTCATCCGACCGGGCGTGTACGATCCGAAGCAGTACAACATCGAGGAGGTCATCAAAGTGAGCACCATGTTCAACGACATCATGATGCTGGAGGACGACCATATGGTCATCGCCGGTCAG GTAGGCATTCTGGATCTTGCGAACGTGTCCACAGCCCACTTCCTACAGTTTACTCCCACGTTCGTCAAAAAGATGACCATGATGAGCCAGGAGGGATCGCCACTGCGCCAGAAAGGCTTCCACTACGTCAACACACCGACCGGCTTTGAGACCGTGTTCAATATGTTCAAGACATTCATGAGcgagaaaaatcgatcgagg TTATACGTTCACGGGAGTAACCTGGAATCCCTGTATCAGCACATTCCCAAGCGACTGCTCCCGAAGGAGTACGGTGGCGAGGGTGACTCACTGAAGGACATAACCGCCGCGTGGGAGAAGAAGATCCTCTCCTACCGGGAGTACTTCATCGAGGAGGACCAGTACGGGACGGACGAGCGGAAGCGAGTGGGACGGGCGAAGACGGCGGAGTCGCTGTTCGGGATGGAGGGTTCTTTCCGGAAGCTGGAGGTCGACTAA
- the LOC131287916 gene encoding retinol-binding protein pinta-like: protein MPDIRPLSAALAKKAADELFEKPERLEEDLAALRAWLAKSPHIKSRTDDQFLTMFLRGSKHSLERAKEKLDMYYAVRTALPELMRNRDPEDVKLKELIRLGTAVPLPNTVTPDGPRIILVRPGVYDPSKYTIQEVFKYNTMMADIMMKEDDNLIIAGQMGILDLSNCTMAHFLQFSPSFVKKATMWSQEGSPLRQKGFHYVNTPSGFEVVYNMFKNFLNEKNRSRLFVHGSNLDSLYEHIPKKMLPAEYGGDAGPVQDIVDAWAKKILSYKPYFQEDEQYGTDEKKRPGRPKNADNLFGLEGSFRKLEVD, encoded by the exons ATGCCGGACATCAGGCCCCTGTCTGCCGCGCTGGCAAAGAAGGCCGCGGACGAGCTGTTCGAGAAGCCGGAGCGGTTGGAAGAGGATCTGGCCGCGTTGCGCGCCTGGCTGGCCAAAAGCCCGCACATTAAGTCGCGCACCGATGACCAGTTCCTGACGATGTTCCTGCGCGGCTCCAAGCACAGCCTCGAGCGGGCCAAGGAGAAGCTGGACATGTACTACGCGGTCCGCACAGCCCTGCCCGAGTTGATGAGGAATCGTGATCCGGAGGATGTCAAGCTGAAGGAGTTGATCCGTCTTGGCACCGCTGTGCCACTCCCCAATACGGTTACGCCGGACGGTCCCCGGATCATACTCGTGCGGCCGGGAGTGTACGACCCGAGCAAGTATACCATCCAGGAGGTGTTCAAATACAACACCATGATGGCCGATATTATGATGAAGGAGGATGACAACCTGATCATCGCTGGGCAG ATGGGAATTCTTGACCTCTCCAACTGCACCATGGCACATTTCCTCCAGTTCAGCCCGTCGTTCGTGAAGAAGGCCACCATGTGGAGTCAGGAGGGATCGCCACTGCGTCAGAAGGGATTCCACTACGTCAACACACCGAGCGGTTTCGAGGTGGTGTACAATATGTTCAAGAATTTCCTCAACGAAAAGAACCGGTCTCGG CTGTTCGTGCACGGAAGCAACCTGGATTCGCTATACGAGCACATACCGAAGAAAATGCTGCCAGCCGAGTATGGCGGTGATGCCGGTCCGGTTCAGGACATCGTGGACGCTTGGGCGAAGAAGATCCTGAGCTATAAGCCGTACTTCCAGGAGGACGAACAGTACGGCACGGACGAGAAGAAGCGCCCGGGACGTCCGAAGAACGCGGACAATCTGTTCGGGCTGGAAGGTTCGTTCCGGAAGCTGGAGGTGGATTAG